One genomic segment of Arachis duranensis cultivar V14167 chromosome 4, aradu.V14167.gnm2.J7QH, whole genome shotgun sequence includes these proteins:
- the LOC107483168 gene encoding LOW QUALITY PROTEIN: uncharacterized protein LOC107483168 (The sequence of the model RefSeq protein was modified relative to this genomic sequence to represent the inferred CDS: substituted 2 bases at 2 genomic stop codons), producing the protein MDNKTKVLQVPPISYTAMQSFKNPFSALLADLFDDDVPLRRRTHGGIMHNNNESTDSPLSSESSMIIEGMSRACRYSPEEQKLRIERYRTKRNQRNFNKKIKVRRFVQFFLNNLLNQTPNQTQTLSAIVQDLDSVIHDHTLFFDKLIXLIPDXFYLLTNDKDKPWFQGLSKAKKAEVKRETKENIKKSRREWLDPENPPATTLDMLKQNLGKEKANESSIEEDGDAKPIALEGDNQSVTYEELRQRLHCKLEDFHSSRENLGRAKKREDRNTKRGFEDRKHKKGSENEENKVSKKESIEKMKKDVAETLNELVFGHIKLKEGWYLSFIES; encoded by the exons ATGGATAACAAGACAAAAGTCCTTCAAGTACCGCCTATTTCTTACACTGCAATGCAATCCTTCAAGAATCCCTTCTCTGCTCTCTTGGCTGACCTGTTTGACGATGACGTTCCTCTTAGGAGA AGGACTCATGGCGGTATCATGCATAACAATAATGAATCAACTGATAGTCCATTGTCAAGTGAAAGCAGCATGATCATTGAAGGAATGAGTAGAGCATGTAGGTATAGCCCTGAGGAGCAGAAACTCAGGATTGAGAGGTATAGAACCAAGagaaaccaaagaaacttcaacaAGAAAATTAAG GTAAGAAGATTTGTCCAATTTTTCTTGAACAATCTGCTTAACCAGACACCAAATCAGACACAGACTCTTTCTGCCATTG TTCAAGATTTAGACTCTGTGATTCATGACCATACTCTTTTCTTTGACAAGTTGATTTAACTCATCCCTGATTAGTTTTACCTTTTAACCAACGATAAGGATAAGCCGTGGTTTCAGGGTCTCAGCAAGGCTAAGAAAGCTGAGGTGAAAAGGGAAACTAAGGAGAATATTAAGAAGTCTCGAAGGGAATGGTTGGATCCTGAAAATCCCCCTGCCACTACTCTTGACATGTTGAAGCAGAACTTGGGTAAGGAGAAAGCAAATGAGAGTAGCATTGAGGAGGACGGTGATGCTAAGCCCATTGCCCTTGAAGGGGACAATCAGTCTGTGACTTATGAAGAGCTTCGGCAAAGGCTTCATTGTAAGCTTGAGGATTTTCATTCAAGTCGCGAGAATTTGGGAAGGGCAAAGAAGAGGGAGGATAGAAATACGAAGAGAGGGTTTGAGGATAGGAAACACAAGAAGGGtagtgaaaatgaagaaaataaagttTCAAAGAAAGAGTCTATagagaaaatgaagaaagatgTTGCCGAGACCTTAAATGAGCTTGTGTTTGGTCATATCAAACTTAAAGAAGGTTGGTATCTTTCCTTCATAGAATCGTAG